In the Uranotaenia lowii strain MFRU-FL chromosome 1, ASM2978415v1, whole genome shotgun sequence genome, ATAAGAAtataatttgtgaaattttatgtttttagatagaattaagaataaaactcgtgatgtaaaaatgttcgacCTTGTATAGTATTGTATATTAATAAATCTCATTCAATTGTATTGAGATTAATCTCAATGcaaaaaacacttatttatgagaaataaacattttaaattcattgaaatacTCGATTCATTTTATTCCGTTCACTAGACATTATTTATCACCATATTTCATAATGGAATATATTAAAACGATTCTTTTTAACTTTCATTAGAACTTCCGATAAAATCAATCGGAAATAATGATCACATCATTGCATGCCAATctttaaaaagtattggattttcctttagtgcaaaaacactaaaatttccGATAATGCttatagcccgattttgttcagtgtagtAGCCACATCCACACTGATTCTGACTATAAACTCGTCGGTAGTACCAGAGTTTATTGACTTTGGTCTCCTCCATGTACGCACTCGCCCCTACCTGTACTGTACTGTACTGTACTCGCACTGTAGGTATAGTTTCAGTTGAAAGTTGgaagaatcatttaaaaaatcagcctGATTCAAATGACTTACCTTATAGATAGCGGTATTTCAGCGCTGGGCATTTCTTCGACAGTTACCCACATTTGACCACGATCCATTCGAAACAGGTAATTGAGGGGCAACCTGTTTACATTCGATCGCTTAAGCAGCGCCTCGTATTCCTCGCGATGCTTCGATGTTCGATGGTTGGCATATTTTTGAACATAGAAAAAGCGTTCCCCACAAAATTCACACTCGTAGCTAAACatgatatcgaaaaaaaaaatgagatttagaAATATTAAGTGTATTGTAACGTCATTTGAAATAAATGACTGACCGATGTTTCTTCAAGTGATTCGCAGCGAAATGATCTTTCAGATGTTGCATGTGATCAAACGTAAAAGGGCATCTGTTACAGCTGTAATTTCTTCCTAATTTGTTACATTTGCTATTCCTAAGATGCTCCTCAAATCTTTCGGCCTTCAAGAAACGCTTATTACATTCGTCGCATTCGTACTGTGGCTCATTTTCGTGCATCGACGCATAATGACGATCCAAATTGTAGGTAGTGTCAAACGATTTGTGACATAATCTGCATTTATGAGCTTGCTTTTCAGGTTTGTTTGTCTCGTTTTCCGATAGATTCGATACCACCGTTTGTGATTCATTTGTTTCGAGTTTGGAACCGGTTTGTTCGTTTTCGAGAAGAATGCTGAAGTGATAATTATtgtgtcaaaaattttaaatttggcaaCCAATCGAGATTGAAATGCCAACATCCTGATACTCACCCTTCTTCTACAACTTTGCAACCATCCATCTTAAACAAACAATTTAAGGGCAATGAACGGACATTCATTTGCTTTACAAGAGCTTTGTACTTCTCAGGGTGTTTATTTTTTCGATGGTTATAGTATTTTTGGTGATAGAAAAAACGTTCTTCACAGAACTCACACTCGTACCTGGGAAtcaattcgaaacaaaaaagacatttttataGTATGAAGAGAAAATATCATGTCATAAAGAATTAAAATTcgtgttgaaataaaatgaattactAACCGTGGTTTGTTTAAATGCTTCGATGTAAAATGGTTCCAAAGAAATATCTCTCTTTTAAAAGTTAACTCGCATTCATCACATTTATACCGCTCTTTAGCATTCGCTCCACAACGCGTTCGATGCGCTAAGAATCCTGCCGATCGAAAGAAACGCTTCTGGCAGTTCTTACATTCATAACGTTGCTGATCTCTGTGCATAGTTGCCATGTGACGTTTCAAACATCCGGTCACTGTTTGAAAACATCTTTTACATTTTCGACCTTTGTTTTCCAGCTTTTTATCGTTTGTCTCACCAAATTCCCTTTCCTTTGATTGTAGTATCGGTTTGAACGATAAACTTGCAGTCAGTTCGTCTATGGTAGAAGTACTAAagggaaaataattttgttaaaatataaattatctCTACCCTGCTCTAGTAGACTTGCGTCGAATGCTTGAAGTGTCCTTCAGTGCAAGCACGTTATGATTTTAGTTGGaggattcatttaaaaaaccatcTTGGTTCAAGTGACTTACCTTGTAGATGGAGGTATTTCAACGCTGGGGATTTCTTCACAGGTTTCCGAAAATTGACCACGATCTATTCGAAACAGGCAATTATGGGGCAACCTGTTTAAATTAGATTGCTTAAGTAGCGCCTCGTATTCCTCGCGATGTTTCGATCTTCGATGGTTAGCATACTTTTGAACATAGAAAAAGCGTTCCCCACAAAATTCACACTCGTATCTGGACATGGGATcgagaaaaaagaattttcttTAGTTGTAGGTATACCATAgaaatattaagtttttttgtatCGGCATTCGAAATAAATTACTGACCGATGTCTCTTTAAATGCTTCGCAGCAAAGTGATCTTTCAGATGTTGCATGTAATCAAACGTAAACGGGCATCTGTTGCAGCTGAATTTCCTTACAAATTTGTTACAACTACTAAGCCTTAGATGCTCCTCAAATCTTTCGGCCTTAGAGAAAAGCTTTCTACATTTGTCGCATTCATACTGTGGCCCATTTTCGTGCATCAACGCATAATGACGATCCAAATTGTAGGTAGTGTCAAACGATTTGTGACATGATCTGCATTCATGAGCTTGCCTTTCAGGTTTGTTTGTCTCGTTTTCCGATAGATTCGACACCACCGTTTGTGATTCATTTGTGTCAAGTTTGGAACCGGTTTGTTCGTTTTCGAGAAGAATGCTGAAGTGATAATTATTGTgtcaataattttaaacttgGCAACCAATCGAGATTGGAATGCCAACATCCTGATACTCACCCTTCTTCTACAACTTTGCAACCATCCATCTTAAACAAACAATTAAAGGGCAAATTGCGGACATTCTTTTGCTTTACAAGTGCGTTGTACTCCTCAAGGTGTTCATTTTTTCGATGGGTATAGTATTTTTGGTGATAGAAAAAACGTTCTTCACAGAACTCACACTCGTACCTGGGAatcaaatcgaaacaaaaaagatatttttatagtatgaatagaaaatttcatgtcaTAAAGGCATTAAAATtcgtgttaaaaataaaatgaattactAACCGTGGTTTTCCCAAATGCTTCGATGTAAAATGGTCCTTAAGAAATATCTCTTTTTTAAAAGTTAACTCGCACCCGTCACAGTTATGCCGCTCATTGGCATTAGCTCCACAACGCGCTTGATGCAGTAACAAACCTGCCGATCGAAAGAAACGCTTCTGGCAGTTCTTACATTCAAAACGTTGCTCATCTCTGTGCATAGTTTTCATGTGACGATTCAAACATCCATTCACTGTTGTAAAACATCTTTTACATTTTCGACGTATTTTTCCCAGCTTTTTATCGTTTCTCTCTGAATCCAACAGCGCCATTTTATCGATTCCGATAATATCAACTAATTCCACTTCCTTCGCTTGTGGCATCGGATTGAACGAGTAACTTGTATTCAGTTCGTCTATGGTGGGAGTGCTGAggggaaaattttgttaaaatataaattaccTTTACTCCGATTTAGTTGACTTGCCTTGAACGTTCTTCAGAAAAAGTGCTTGAATCAGGTTCACTTTTCAAGGGATCAATCTCTGCAGAGCACGAGTCGCGGACATCACTGAACTCTAATGGTGTTTTGGTAGAATTTTCTTCGACAATTTTGCACCCATCCATTTGAAACAAGCAATTTTTGGGCAGAGTTTTGAGTTTCCTTTCTTCAAGCAGTGCATTATATTGCTTAAGGTGGTCCTTTTTCCGATGAATCTCATATTGTCGCCCAAAGAAAAAACGTTTCCCACAAAACTCACACTCGTATCTGTGGACGAGATTTAAAGAAACGTTTATAATAATAGATAGCTAGCTTTATCTTCTTAACCTGGAATGGATTGAATTACCAACcgtggtttttttaaatgatgcgCAACAAAATGATCCGCCAAGAACGTTTTAAGGCTAAACGTAGCTGGACATTGGTCGCAACTATAtatatcttcaaaattttcagcacttTCTTCCGGCGTTGCATCATTttcttcgaaaatattttcaggTAGTTCTAGGCAAGGCATTTCCACAAATAGTGCTGCATCGCGTGCTTCAAGTTGTTTAGCATTTTTCATTTCACTGTCACTCAATTCTGGCTTATTGGCATGTTTTTTTCCATAGTGTCGATTCAATAAGAAATGACGGTTAAACGTTCGGTGACATATTTTGCATTGAACCTTGTTTGGAACTGCATTTTTCGTCTGTCGCTCTTTATTCCGATTACTTTCTTCTTCGATTCTGCTTGGATCATCGGATTCGATAACTTTGTCGCCAGGAAGAGAGCTAAAGTGAAAATAATTTCGTTACAAACTAAAtagtttaaaagatattcacaTCTTTGAAATGACTTACTATGAATGCTCTTCAAAACTGTAATTGCTAGTTTCGGGATCACCTATATTTAGAACATCCTCCTCAATGTAGCTCTCTTGGAGTTCGCTTGAATCCGATGTTGTGGAAGCAGGATCTTCTTCCACAATGTTACATTCTTCGATTGGCAACAAGCTTTCATTAGACAGTGTCTGAACATTTCCGTGTTCTCTTTCATAATGGCGTTTCAAAGTTTGAttatgtttgaagtttttgtgaCATACTTTGCATTCATACTTTTTTTGGTTCTGaccgtaagtttttttttgattttcatcgtTGGTTGTTGCGTTATTCAGCTCGTTTCCCCAAGCAGCTTCCAGCACACTGCAACGAAcatcgtgttaatttaagtcgTTCAAATACTTACGGTTTCTCTAAATTTCGTTACCTTGAAGCCGGTGAAGATTGTCGCGAATGATCCTCAAGTTCTGGTTGATCAGCGCATTCAAAATCGGAAGAATCCGGTACATCTTGCTGAGTATCATTCAGATGTTTGAGGTTGAAATGTCCGAGacgaaattttgtaaaatattctGACACCGTTTGCTCAGCTGGTGCCTGATCTCCATAAACCGCACGGATGATTTTAAAGGTTGTTGCATCGTTTAATCCCTTCCGAAATTCGTAAAGCATAACGTGCCGTAAGTGCACCCAATCGACAACCATGTCCCAGAGCCGCTCGATAGATGGCTTGGACTTCCTAGACTTGCTAGCGACTTCCCGTACATTTTCTATCGAATGCTGGGATACCGACCAATGCTCGTCGTTGTAAGAGCCCCCTGTGTCCGCGTCAAGCGGCTCTAATTTTATGCTTGTAACTAGCTCCGCTTCGTCATCGGTCATCGTACTTTGATTGCTTTTTAACTGGAATAAAGcgaattaaattgaattttcttttgaattccAAACGCTGCACACCATTTTTACTCTATGCTGGCAaacaaaacgtaaacaaaaaaaatgctgtcACACGTTGATCGATTTACACCCCAGAAAGAGTAATTAGACTACCAAAATGACAGCAACGCATTAAGGCAGATTacacaattaaataaaaaaagatcttgttGAATTACttacttttttaaagtttaactttGTAGAACCTTATTTAACTCTAAATCTAAAAAGGCCATTAAATGGCATTTCAAgttaccaaattaaaaaaaaaaaaacatgccaaTGGAGTAGTTTTGTAATAATTACTATCGTCGCTTCCAAGATGCaacttaaatatttttggaaactcGTGTAAATTTAAAGTATACTTGCATTTCTTTACAActatattttaagtaaatattCAACCGGTTCAGAATTTAAGTCACTGCGAAATAAAAAAGCCACCTGGAT is a window encoding:
- the LOC129757386 gene encoding zinc finger protein 91-like, with translation MLKSNQSTMTDDEAELVTSIKLEPLDADTGGSYNDEHWSVSQHSIENVREVASKSRKSKPSIERLWDMVVDWVHLRHVMLYEFRKGLNDATTFKIIRAVYGDQAPAEQTVSEYFTKFRLGHFNLKHLNDTQQDVPDSSDFECADQPELEDHSRQSSPASSVLEAAWGNELNNATTNDENQKKTYGQNQKKYECKVCHKNFKHNQTLKRHYEREHGNVQTLSNESLLPIEECNIVEEDPASTTSDSSELQESYIEEDVLNIGDPETSNYSFEEHSYSLPGDKVIESDDPSRIEEESNRNKERQTKNAVPNKVQCKICHRTFNRHFLLNRHYGKKHANKPELSDSEMKNAKQLEARDAALFVEMPCLELPENIFEENDATPEESAENFEDIYSCDQCPATFSLKTFLADHFVAHHLKKPRYECEFCGKRFFFGRQYEIHRKKDHLKQYNALLEERKLKTLPKNCLFQMDGCKIVEENSTKTPLEFSDVRDSCSAEIDPLKSEPDSSTFSEERSSTPTIDELNTSYSFNPMPQAKEVELVDIIGIDKMALLDSERNDKKLGKIRRKCKRCFTTVNGCLNRHMKTMHRDEQRFECKNCQKRFFRSAGLLLHQARCGANANERHNCDGCELTFKKEIFLKDHFTSKHLGKPRYECEFCEERFFYHQKYYTHRKNEHLEEYNALVKQKNVRNLPFNCLFKMDGCKVVEEGILLENEQTGSKLDTNESQTVVSNLSENETNKPERQAHECRSCHKSFDTTYNLDRHYALMHENGPQYECDKCRKLFSKAERFEEHLRLSSCNKFVRKFSCNRCPFTFDYMQHLKDHFAAKHLKRHRYECEFCGERFFYVQKYANHRRSKHREEYEALLKQSNLNRLPHNCLFRIDRGQFSETCEEIPSVEIPPSTSTSTIDELTASLSFKPILQSKEREFGETNDKKLENKGRKCKRCFQTVTGCLKRHMATMHRDQQRYECKNCQKRFFRSAGFLAHRTRCGANAKERYKCDECELTFKREIFLWNHFTSKHLNKPRYECEFCEERFFYHQKYYNHRKNKHPEKYKALVKQMNVRSLPLNCLFKMDGCKVVEEGILLENEQTGSKLETNESQTVVSNLSENETNKPEKQAHKCRLCHKSFDTTYNLDRHYASMHENEPQYECDECNKRFLKAERFEEHLRNSKCNKLGRNYSCNRCPFTFDHMQHLKDHFAANHLKKHRYECEFCGERFFYVQKYANHRTSKHREEYEALLKRSNVNRLPLNYLFRMDRGQMWVTVEEMPSAEIPLSISILNIDELAASYSFTPEPQAGEMPDDLIEVNDEEFWNDEPCDPEENNKKRAKKILKCKRCFKTVFGCLKPHMEAMHKDEQRYECKKCHKRFFRSAGFVVHQRRCAANKERYKCDRCELTFKRKVSLWDHFSSKHLGKPRYECEFCGERFKRNQKYIVHRKTNHFEEYNALLKEKNVSVLPFNCLFKMDGCKIVEQSIRSVNEQPGSKLKTNESQAAVSNQSENETYECRLCHETFYSISNLDFHYESMHENDPQYECEHCKKRFLRSEGHKTHQKVCRFNKLRTKYKCHKLPFYI